Genomic segment of Verrucomicrobiia bacterium:
CGTCGCCTTCTTGAGCGAGCAACCTGACCACGCGGCCGCCGGTGCGCGGTGCAATGTGGACCTCATCCACTTCGATGGTGCCGGAGATGCTCGCGGGGTTGCCGTTGGGCTGGCAGGAGGTGGCAACGCCGGCCAGTGCCAGCGCGACCAGCAACGAGAGATGCTTGGCCTTCACGTTGCGCGCAAGCTAGCAGCGCCGCGCTGCGGATTCAATGCGAAGCCGGGTGGACGGATGGACGCCAAACAAAAACACCGCGCTCCAGAAGAAGCGCGGCGCAGGGAAGACGGCCGGTTTATTCGAAGCTCGTGGTGGCGCCGGATTTTGAGGCGAGCCACTTGTTGAAGTCGTCCTGGCTTTGGACGACCAGGCGGCCGCCCGCCATGCTGGCGTGGCCGTTGCCGCAGAGCTGGGCGCAGTAGATTTGGTAGGTGCCAATCTTGGTGGGCTTGAACCACGTGGGAATGCGCATGCCGGGAATGGCGTCCTGCGTGACGCGCATGGCCACGACGCGGAACGAATGAATTACGTCCTTCGAACTGACGTAGCAGATGACCGGCTTGTTGACGGGCACGTGGATTTCATTGAGCACCTGCACATCGTCCTTGCCCTTGGGGTCGGCGGGATCGACGCCGAACACGTTGTCACTGCTGACGAACTTCATATCCTGCGCGCCGAACTGGCCGTCCATGCCGGCGTAACGGGCGTTCCAGGCGAATTGCTGGGCGACGATCTGGATGACGGTGGATTCGCTTTCCTTGGGGAACTTGCCCACGACGTCGCCCCAGAGTGGCACGGCAAAGAACAGCAACAGGGAGGCTTCCACCGCCACCACCGCCACTTCGATGTAGGTCGAGAAATGGTTGCGGACACCGAAATAGTTGGCTTTCGGCGACCGGTTCTTGTGGAAGCGGTAGAGCGTGAAGGCAAAGTAAACGAGCCAGCCAAAGAACAACGCCACCATCAGGAAGTGGATGTAAACGATGAAATTGTCCACCAGGTGGCCGCGGTCGGAGGCCACGGGCGGGAGCCCGAGAATTTTGTAAAAGATATCCATGGTCAAAACTTAGTCGCGGGAGGGAGTCTTCGGTTCCGGCTGGCTGGGTGGATGCGCCGCGCGGCGGCCGATGAAGACGAAAAATGAGGCGACGCCGCCC
This window contains:
- a CDS encoding cytochrome c oxidase subunit II; the encoded protein is MDIFYKILGLPPVASDRGHLVDNFIVYIHFLMVALFFGWLVYFAFTLYRFHKNRSPKANYFGVRNHFSTYIEVAVVAVEASLLLFFAVPLWGDVVGKFPKESESTVIQIVAQQFAWNARYAGMDGQFGAQDMKFVSSDNVFGVDPADPKGKDDVQVLNEIHVPVNKPVICYVSSKDVIHSFRVVAMRVTQDAIPGMRIPTWFKPTKIGTYQIYCAQLCGNGHASMAGGRLVVQSQDDFNKWLASKSGATTSFE